In Kordiimonas pumila, a single genomic region encodes these proteins:
- a CDS encoding alpha-glucosidase family protein — MPKTDWWHNAIIYQIYPRSLMDSNGDGIGDLPGILDKLGYIADLGVDAIWVSPFFKSPMKDFGYDISDYRAIDPMFGTMADFDKLVKETHKHGLKLIIDQVLSHTSSSHPWFIESKSSRTNPKASWYVWANPNEEGFEPNNWLSIFGGPAWKWNKTRKQYYLHNFLKSQPDLNYHNPEVQDQMLQETKFWLDRGVDGFRLDAINFCFHDKLLRDNPLKPMEERRGRGFSPTNPYAAQYHIYDNTQPENLVFLERLRDLTDQYNGVALMGEINSEDAIKTIREYTESHRRLHTGYSFELLVDDFSTHHIRYTVEEQERHMAGDWACWAISNHDVPRVLSRWGGIHGTPELAKLYTALSASLRGSVCCYQGQELGLTEATIHPRDMRDPYGIQFWPEFHGRDGCRTPIPWNSAADNAGFSTAKPWLPVPEEHYALAVSEQEDNPESVLTLFKTFMAWRKDQPALLYGDIEFIDTPDGSLAFLRKAPEQTILCCFNFNDEVVILDVPADGTLTSLYGHGFKTASDCDHDIYLPPHGAFFGDLKKP; from the coding sequence ATGCCCAAAACAGACTGGTGGCATAACGCAATTATTTATCAAATTTATCCCCGCAGCCTGATGGACAGTAACGGCGACGGTATTGGGGACCTGCCCGGCATTCTTGATAAACTTGGATATATTGCCGATCTCGGCGTAGACGCGATCTGGGTATCTCCGTTTTTCAAATCGCCGATGAAAGATTTCGGCTATGACATAAGCGATTACCGCGCTATTGACCCTATGTTTGGCACCATGGCAGACTTTGACAAGTTGGTAAAAGAAACCCACAAACACGGCCTGAAGCTTATTATCGATCAGGTTCTTAGCCACACATCAAGCAGCCATCCGTGGTTTATCGAAAGCAAATCAAGCAGAACCAACCCCAAAGCAAGCTGGTATGTTTGGGCAAACCCTAATGAAGAAGGGTTTGAACCCAATAACTGGCTTTCCATCTTTGGTGGTCCGGCATGGAAATGGAACAAAACCCGCAAACAATATTATCTGCACAACTTTCTAAAGTCGCAGCCGGACCTGAACTACCATAACCCCGAAGTGCAGGACCAAATGTTACAGGAAACCAAATTCTGGCTGGACCGAGGTGTCGACGGTTTCAGGCTAGATGCCATCAATTTCTGCTTTCATGACAAACTCCTGCGCGACAACCCTTTAAAGCCGATGGAAGAGCGCCGTGGGCGTGGCTTTAGCCCAACAAACCCCTATGCAGCGCAGTATCATATTTATGATAACACCCAGCCCGAAAACCTTGTATTTCTGGAGCGCCTTCGAGACCTGACAGACCAATATAACGGCGTTGCCCTCATGGGCGAGATCAATTCGGAAGACGCGATTAAAACCATCCGCGAATATACCGAAAGCCACCGCCGCCTGCACACGGGCTATAGTTTTGAACTTCTAGTGGATGATTTCTCCACCCATCACATTCGCTATACGGTAGAAGAACAAGAACGCCACATGGCTGGGGACTGGGCATGCTGGGCGATCAGCAACCATGATGTACCCCGTGTTTTATCGCGCTGGGGTGGCATTCACGGCACGCCAGAGCTTGCCAAGCTTTACACTGCTCTTTCTGCATCGCTGCGTGGCTCTGTTTGCTGCTATCAAGGGCAGGAACTAGGCCTAACCGAAGCCACTATCCACCCGCGTGATATGCGCGACCCATACGGCATTCAGTTTTGGCCTGAATTTCATGGCAGGGACGGCTGCCGCACTCCCATACCGTGGAATTCCGCTGCTGATAATGCGGGCTTTTCCACTGCCAAGCCGTGGCTACCGGTACCAGAGGAGCATTACGCCCTTGCTGTATCAGAACAGGAAGATAACCCTGAATCTGTGCTCACCCTATTTAAAACCTTTATGGCGTGGCGCAAAGACCAGCCCGCGCTTTTATACGGTGATATAGAATTTATCGACACACCAGACGGTAGCCTTGCCTTCCTTCGAAAGGCCCCGGAGCAAACCATTTTATGTTGCTTTAATTTTAACGACGAAGTGGTCATTCTTGATGTACCCGCAGATGGAACCCTAACCAGCCTTTATGGGCACGGCTTTAAAACTGCCTCTGACTGTGACCACGATATTTACCTGCCGCCCCATGGTGCATTTTTTGGCGACCTAAAAAAACCGTAA
- a CDS encoding cytochrome b/b6 domain-containing protein, producing the protein MAKKETIYRHRLPVRIWHWLNVVAFIVLLMSGLQIFNYHPALYWGESGHHGMDSFIAITAPAKDAVSDRSTLTIGSMEFDVTGILGITREENGRMRSYAFPPLVTLPSNRSLALGRDWHFLAAWLFAINIVVYLLYGLISRHFWRNFTPSRAQLKLRHIAADLWLHLRFKRHHGEAAKNYNLLQKLAYITVVFILLPVMILTGLTMSNAVTAVFPELFTLFGGRQSARTIHFIAASGLVAFVIIHFIQLFVAGFINEMRSMITGWFTVPEEKKK; encoded by the coding sequence ATGGCGAAAAAAGAAACAATTTACCGACACAGGTTACCGGTTCGTATCTGGCACTGGCTGAATGTTGTCGCGTTTATAGTACTACTCATGAGCGGTTTGCAGATCTTTAATTACCACCCGGCCCTCTACTGGGGCGAAAGCGGCCATCACGGCATGGACAGCTTTATCGCTATCACGGCACCTGCTAAAGATGCTGTATCTGACCGTAGCACCCTTACCATTGGTTCTATGGAATTTGACGTAACCGGTATTCTTGGCATAACGCGTGAAGAAAATGGCCGGATGCGCAGCTATGCTTTCCCACCTTTGGTAACCCTGCCGTCCAACCGCAGCTTGGCGCTGGGGCGCGATTGGCACTTTCTGGCAGCATGGCTTTTTGCCATCAATATTGTTGTGTATTTGCTATACGGCCTGATCAGCCGCCATTTCTGGCGGAATTTCACACCTTCCCGTGCACAGCTTAAACTACGCCATATAGCTGCTGACCTATGGTTGCACCTGCGCTTTAAGCGCCACCACGGCGAAGCGGCAAAAAACTATAACCTTCTGCAAAAGCTGGCCTATATCACTGTTGTTTTTATCTTATTACCCGTCATGATTTTAACAGGGCTTACCATGTCGAATGCGGTAACCGCTGTGTTCCCTGAGCTTTTTACCCTGTTTGGCGGCCGGCAATCTGCCCGCACAATTCACTTTATCGCGGCAAGCGGCCTCGTTGCTTTTGTTATCATTCACTTTATCCAGCTTTTTGTTGCAGGCTTTATCAATGAAATGCGCAGCATGATAACCGGCTGGTTCACTGTGCCGGAGGAAAAGAAAAAATGA
- a CDS encoding mannose-1-phosphate guanylyltransferase/mannose-6-phosphate isomerase — MKKTIYPVILSGGSGSRLWPMSRSKYPKQFLPMLGTKSLFTLTLERVGETYGFGAPLVVANEHHRFIINEQAAKVDVSLQSVLLEPVGRNTAPAVAVAALKIAKVDPDALLLFLPSDHVILDMPGFHKAVNTAACAAKKGYLVCFGMTPTRPETGYGYINAGSEIEGAKGARIISAFQEKPNAETAAKYLEAGTYSWNSGMFMFAASTILAEFKEHQPAMLKAAEKALKSAVPDLNFLRMGEKEFSAVPADSIDYAIMEKTSRAAVVPAEFGWSDVGSFSALADVQTPDQNGNVLVGDVLALDSHNCFIHAGEKLVSTIGVDDLIVVATDDAVMVAPKDRDQDVKRLVDSLKASGRPEVDFHSTVYRPWGNYRTLAVGSRYQVKEIEVYPGKRLSLQKHHHRAEHWIIVEGSAVITRDAETHLLSENQSIYLPLGAVHRLANPGKIPLRLIEVQSGSYLGEDDIVRLEDDFNREKEK, encoded by the coding sequence ATGAAGAAAACGATCTATCCTGTCATTCTGTCTGGTGGTTCGGGATCACGGCTGTGGCCCATGTCGCGGTCAAAGTACCCAAAACAGTTCCTGCCAATGCTGGGGACAAAAAGCCTGTTTACTTTAACGCTGGAACGTGTGGGTGAAACATACGGGTTTGGCGCACCGCTGGTGGTTGCTAACGAGCATCACCGTTTTATCATTAATGAGCAGGCTGCAAAAGTGGATGTGAGCCTGCAATCAGTCCTGTTGGAGCCGGTAGGGCGTAATACCGCGCCCGCTGTGGCTGTGGCGGCCCTTAAGATCGCGAAGGTTGACCCAGACGCCTTGCTGCTGTTCCTGCCGTCAGACCATGTTATTTTGGATATGCCGGGCTTTCATAAAGCTGTTAATACAGCAGCATGTGCCGCCAAGAAAGGCTATTTGGTATGTTTTGGCATGACACCAACACGCCCGGAAACTGGCTATGGCTATATTAATGCTGGCTCTGAAATTGAGGGCGCGAAGGGTGCGCGTATCATAAGCGCTTTTCAGGAAAAGCCAAACGCTGAAACGGCTGCCAAGTATCTGGAAGCAGGCACCTATAGCTGGAATAGCGGCATGTTTATGTTTGCGGCCAGCACTATTTTAGCGGAATTTAAAGAGCATCAGCCAGCCATGCTGAAAGCTGCTGAAAAAGCTCTGAAAAGCGCAGTGCCGGACCTTAACTTTTTACGTATGGGTGAAAAAGAATTTAGCGCTGTACCTGCCGACAGCATCGATTATGCCATTATGGAAAAAACCAGCCGTGCGGCAGTTGTACCGGCAGAGTTCGGCTGGTCTGATGTGGGTAGTTTTTCAGCACTCGCTGATGTGCAAACACCAGACCAGAACGGTAATGTGCTAGTGGGTGACGTGCTGGCGCTTGATAGCCATAACTGTTTTATTCATGCGGGCGAGAAGCTTGTGTCTACCATTGGGGTGGATGATCTTATCGTGGTGGCAACAGACGACGCTGTAATGGTGGCCCCTAAGGATCGTGATCAGGACGTTAAAAGGCTGGTAGATAGCCTGAAGGCTAGTGGACGGCCAGAAGTGGATTTTCATAGCACTGTTTACCGCCCGTGGGGCAACTACCGCACACTGGCCGTTGGCAGCCGCTATCAGGTGAAAGAAATTGAAGTGTACCCCGGCAAGCGCTTAAGCCTGCAAAAGCACCATCACCGGGCTGAGCACTGGATTATTGTGGAAGGCTCTGCTGTGATAACACGCGACGCTGAAACCCACTTGCTGAGCGAAAATCAGTCAATTTATTTGCCGCTTGGCGCTGTGCACCGGCTTGCAAACCCCGGTAAAATACCGCTCAGGCTAATTGAGGTTCAATCAGGCAGTTATTTGGGTGAAGATGATATTGTAAGACTTGAGGATGATTTTAACCGCGAAAAAGAGAAATAG
- a CDS encoding molybdopterin-dependent oxidoreductase gives MSKPLITRRKLLSYGTALPLVPTGLFLSGCQQQPDTPTFRELLDFGRSLTMKSQRLMLAHKPLVRELPASEISATFPSNGTHKPAGDTYQRWLDNSFTNWRLAVDGMVERPLSLKLDDIKSMPARSQITQHNCDEGWSAVGQWKGVPLATILMMAGLKPDTRFIIFHCSDGDGKNYYYESIDLFDAFHPQTILAYEMNGEPLPVQHGAPIRLRVELQIGYKNAKYIERIEAANTLRHVGKGGGGYWEDKGFQWYAGL, from the coding sequence ATGAGCAAACCTCTTATTACCCGCCGTAAATTGCTTTCATACGGCACAGCCTTGCCGCTTGTGCCTACCGGGCTTTTCCTAAGCGGCTGCCAGCAACAGCCGGACACCCCAACCTTTAGGGAATTGCTTGATTTTGGCCGCAGCCTGACCATGAAATCGCAGCGCCTAATGCTGGCACACAAGCCACTTGTGCGCGAACTGCCTGCCAGTGAAATATCGGCGACCTTCCCCTCAAACGGCACCCATAAACCAGCGGGCGACACATACCAGCGCTGGCTTGATAATAGCTTTACAAATTGGCGGCTTGCCGTAGACGGCATGGTTGAACGGCCCTTGTCGCTAAAGCTGGATGATATTAAAAGCATGCCAGCACGCAGCCAGATTACCCAGCATAACTGCGATGAAGGCTGGTCCGCCGTGGGTCAGTGGAAAGGCGTGCCACTTGCCACTATTCTCATGATGGCAGGGCTAAAGCCTGATACGCGCTTCATTATTTTTCACTGTTCTGACGGCGACGGCAAAAACTATTATTATGAAAGCATCGATTTGTTTGATGCTTTTCACCCCCAAACAATTCTGGCGTACGAAATGAACGGCGAGCCACTGCCGGTACAGCACGGCGCGCCCATCAGGTTACGGGTTGAGCTACAAATCGGCTATAAAAACGCAAAATATATCGAGCGTATTGAGGCAGCCAACACCCTGCGCCATGTTGGCAAGGGTGGCGGCGGTTACTGGGAAGACAAGGGTTTTCAGTGGTACGCAGGCTTATAA
- the galU gene encoding UTP--glucose-1-phosphate uridylyltransferase GalU encodes MHKPIKKIVLPVAGLGTRFLPATKAIPKEMLPVLDRPLIQYAVEEALEAGIDEIIMVTGRNKQVMEDHFDHAYELEKILQEKGKDEALEISRSMLLEEGRITYVRQMRPRGLGHAIWCARAFVNGSPFAVALPDDLIKGKPGVLKQMVEAYNEVGGNIVATMNVPREDTSKYGVITPGTKTKNLIEVTGLVEKPHPEDAPSTEAVVGRYILQPEVMDKLAEKQIGAGGEIQLTDALEKLIGEQPFHALNFEGRRFDCGSKIGWLMANLSFAAEDPHLASRIKELITFQ; translated from the coding sequence ATGCATAAGCCAATTAAAAAAATCGTTCTACCTGTTGCGGGCCTTGGCACCCGGTTTTTGCCTGCAACCAAAGCCATACCAAAGGAAATGCTGCCTGTGCTTGACCGGCCCCTGATCCAGTATGCGGTAGAAGAAGCCCTTGAGGCAGGCATTGACGAGATCATCATGGTAACAGGCCGTAACAAGCAGGTAATGGAAGACCATTTTGACCATGCGTACGAGCTTGAAAAAATCTTGCAGGAAAAAGGCAAGGATGAAGCCTTGGAAATTTCCCGCTCGATGCTGCTTGAGGAAGGCCGTATCACCTATGTGCGCCAGATGCGCCCACGCGGTCTTGGCCACGCCATTTGGTGCGCCCGTGCCTTTGTGAATGGTTCACCCTTTGCTGTTGCGCTGCCCGATGACCTGATTAAAGGCAAGCCCGGCGTGCTAAAGCAAATGGTTGAAGCCTATAACGAAGTAGGCGGTAACATTGTTGCCACCATGAATGTACCCCGCGAGGACACCAGTAAATACGGCGTTATTACCCCCGGCACAAAAACCAAAAACCTGATCGAGGTAACGGGCCTTGTGGAAAAACCACACCCTGAGGATGCCCCCTCAACCGAAGCTGTGGTGGGACGCTATATCCTGCAGCCGGAAGTGATGGACAAACTAGCAGAAAAGCAAATTGGTGCAGGCGGCGAAATACAGCTAACAGACGCCCTTGAAAAGCTGATAGGTGAACAGCCTTTCCATGCCCTTAATTTTGAAGGGCGCCGGTTTGACTGTGGTAGCAAAATTGGTTGGTTGATGGCGAACCTTTCGTTTGCAGCAGAAGACCCCCACCTTGCAAGCCGCATAAAAGAGCTGATCACATTCCAGTAA
- a CDS encoding cupin domain-containing protein: MKAILSGLMVAGFVLFQTPVAAEEMQHPEKLSKDEIAGAIFKDPRLVIHQYESELGPYETQDVETFLSSDKKFDSGMYKSGPVRMALDPYGVDEFMYFLEGGVTLTSDDGTVTEIKAGDAVTIGKEWKGVWETKGYTKIYVIYSPDAPIE; encoded by the coding sequence ATGAAAGCGATTTTATCAGGACTAATGGTTGCGGGTTTTGTGCTTTTTCAAACTCCTGTAGCAGCAGAAGAAATGCAGCATCCTGAAAAACTTTCCAAGGATGAAATTGCGGGCGCTATCTTCAAAGACCCCCGTTTGGTTATCCACCAGTATGAAAGTGAGCTTGGCCCCTACGAAACACAGGATGTGGAAACATTCCTTTCAAGCGACAAGAAGTTTGATAGCGGCATGTATAAATCAGGCCCAGTGCGGATGGCGCTTGACCCATACGGTGTGGACGAATTTATGTATTTTCTGGAAGGCGGCGTTACCCTTACATCGGATGACGGCACCGTTACCGAGATAAAAGCGGGTGATGCCGTGACCATAGGCAAGGAATGGAAAGGCGTTTGGGAAACTAAAGGTTATACCAAAATATATGTTATATATTCCCCTGATGCACCGATTGAATAA